The stretch of DNA aaaattgaaaaataaaatcacatttgGGATTAGCCAAATGATCAAATGGAcgcgcgaaagggttaacttttCCCTCCAAATAAACCTCGATATATGCCTGAAATGCAGGTAAAAATGCTAATGAGGGAGGTGCAAGAGTGTCGCACCAGCAAAAAGACAAGCACAGCATGTGATTTTGATTTCTCAAGTGTGGGGGAATCCCACTGTATgaagttgaataaaaaaaaacctttaggTCTCTCTTGGTTGATTTCTCCATTTCTTGCGCTGCCTCCCAATTTAGGGCAAATGGCACAAAAACACGTCAGAGAACCTCGCGAAGGCGGACAATTTGGGGTACATGCCGGCAAATTGGAGCATGTTTTCCACTGCAAATTGTAACTTGTGCTCAATGcgataattttgtattaaagtAAATTGTGCcacaagttttttctttagcttaaaaattacataaaatgatattttcccattgaaattTGTAGCAATAAGTCTACAGTGTGGATACAACCACGTTAATATGAAGGAAGATGAAAATAGGGAAACATAGAGAAATCATACGAAAATCatggaaattcatttaaaaaaaatagatcaGTTTATtaggaaaggagtttattcattttgcagTTCTCTTGATAATCATTTAAAGATAGGCTCAAAACAGTGCGGAGGGTTTTGCAAGATGTCACCACgaggagcatttttttttgacatttctgaCATACTTTTCTCGTGCCAACATAAcctccttttcatttttcatgtgcaaaaaaataagattttgtCCAGACCTTTGACGGTTTTATATAATGGGTTGTTTAGAGTTCTCAAAAATGGATTCAAGAGCgaaaaattttactaaagcAACCCTAtgtattcttttaataaatcattgaaCATTTTTACCCCACGCAGTATGTTCAGGATAAACGcttttattgggaaaattatgaactatttcgtaaaaaataatgaaaaacatttaatttgcgCTTATTAATTAGCTAGTAATgatcataaattgattttgttgaTCACGAGAAGACGTTTAATattgaatggattttttgaccccgcaaattacattttatttgattaaaaagaactttatgcAGCGTTCTACGTTTTCCTGTTTACATCCTgggatttttatcagaatttattttactaagAAGTACTTCTAACCAATTTACTTAACTTTTCAAATCacctttcaaaattttttttaaaaagaatctcaaaaaaatttcaagatggAACCCTTTCTTGATTTCTCAGCTAATAAGAATGGGGGTGTCACCCCCCAAGTAAAGTAGTTCGGTCATTGACCGCATTGTTCCAGAGCCCCCTCCAGGTTTCTCACCTGAGAGTGCAACCGTCTCTTTGGAGCACCTTCTCTCGCGCCCCACATTTTTGTGCCCGCGCCCAGAGAGAGCCACAGAGCGGCGTGCGCGCCAGAAAACGCGGCtgtcctcaaaaaaaatttcttttactcgCGCGCGAGATCTCTTTGGAAATTTGAACTAATTTTTACACACTAGAAACTTTCTAGTGTGTTCTCTCTCACTTAAGAAGTGCACTTGCGATCGAGAGCAAGGGCGCGATCGTGCGTGGGCAATGTGATTGGCAGTGCCTTCCGCCCGAAACGGGGAACCCTCCAGCTCTGGAGGCGGTTGTGCCCACTTGATGGTGTGCTCTTGAGGTGTTGCGTGTAATGCAACATTTTATGCTATCTTCTTATGCTCTTGGGCAATTTCACGAGATGCAGGGAgaatttgaattgtttttcacgcgcaaagagcaaaaaaaaagatgaaatgtTACAAcggattttatttgaattttgaggttaagagaaacattttgtttttgcagTAGAAGCGGACGTAGCGGCAGCGGCGGCTCTGAAAATCTGGCGGCCGAAATGTCAGGCGAGGCGGACTCTGCGGGCGGCGGCGGAGCCCAAGTGCTGAGCCTTGCCGTTGAGCCGCCATCCACCAATGACGACGCCGAGAGCTGCGACCGCGTCAGTGCATCCAACTACGACTCAGGCGACGGTGCCCTCCTACTACGGTGTGAGCGCTGCGATGCCTTCGAGACGAAATCGCGAGCCCTGCTCCTGGCACATGTCTGCAAGGCTGCGCCGCCGCCCGCCGTAAAACCCGATGTTCCACTCCAAAGTGCCCCAACGGTACCGCCGCCCGTTGAGAGTGAACCCGAAAGTCAGCCTGCCGCCGAGGCTAGGCACCACCGGAAGCTCTTTGAGTGTGACGTCTGCAACATGAAGTTCTCCAATGGCGCCAACATGCGACGCCATAAGATGCGTCACACAGGTGTTAAACCCTATGAATGTCGCGTCTGTCAAAAGAGGTAgccattttgttttgtttttttttttaatacaaaaccATGGCGGTTGCAATTTAAACTGAAaactaatttgtttttttttttgggaagattCTTCCGGAAGGACCACCTAGCGGAGCACTTTACAACCCACACGAAAACCTTGCCATACCACTGCCCAATCTGCAATCGCGGCTTCCAGCGGCAGATTGCGATGCGAGCCCACTTCCAAAATGAACATGTGGGTCAGCATGATCTCGTAAAGACCTGCCCACTTTGCAGCTACCGTGCTGGCACTATGAAGTCCCTTAGGGTGCATTTCTTCAATAGGCACGGCATTGATCTGGATAATCCAGGTCCCGGGGCACCGTCCTCCCTCTTGCTGGCCCTCGATTCACAAAATGCCGGACAACTGCTGCCACAACTTGTGGCTGCAGCAGCACCAACGTACAGCGACAGTGGGGATAGTCTACGATCTGCTGAGAATGCCACACCGCCTATGCACTTCCTAACACCCCACGTTGAGATCTCCAT from Lutzomyia longipalpis isolate SR_M1_2022 chromosome 4, ASM2433408v1 encodes:
- the LOC129794795 gene encoding zinc finger protein ztf-16; translated protein: MSGEADSAGGGGAQVLSLAVEPPSTNDDAESCDRVSASNYDSGDGALLLRCERCDAFETKSRALLLAHVCKAAPPPAVKPDVPLQSAPTVPPPVESEPESQPAAEARHHRKLFECDVCNMKFSNGANMRRHKMRHTGVKPYECRVCQKRFFRKDHLAEHFTTHTKTLPYHCPICNRGFQRQIAMRAHFQNEHVGQHDLVKTCPLCSYRAGTMKSLRVHFFNRHGIDLDNPGPGAPSSLLLALDSQNAGQLLPQLVAAAAPTYSDSGDSLRSAENATPPMHFLTPHVEISMADNADTFAGDPAPTNSTGLEIQPCPSSGHPNGGSPSSPHSADSNSNAPTSSHSLMPSMGQSSRHMLGEGNITPSISLIPIKQEPNTNDEYAEGKIRPSEQTSPTQTAVSNSGDSSVPSSSLTSLIKVSPLKSLLREDLKRRISARASSRASRNGSVTNNNNNATMSNQNTSLGGPLAVSPPDGQAAVVATTSNGAITSTGPENELLALRSKRNLQCLFCGIEFPDQTLYFLHKGCHSESNPWKCNICGEQCNNVYEFNSHLLSKSHQ